Proteins from a genomic interval of Musa acuminata AAA Group cultivar baxijiao chromosome BXJ1-9, Cavendish_Baxijiao_AAA, whole genome shotgun sequence:
- the LOC135580932 gene encoding F-box protein SKIP27-like → MAVGKIQHEESIAAGLKFVRSTSIMGRKRVVLSRTVDSANCWHSPKRLSRMSSMERLNRLEALPQDILVKILCKVDHSDLKQLVLVSKTVNGATLIAKRLHFAFSTPSSKPVFRRHEISDEAPNAPMQQRVAKSRLDGGKVSSVAIALFRSLEDEWPQSQLDSEM, encoded by the exons ATGGCAGTAGGAAAGATTCAGCACGAGGAATCGATTGCAGCTGGCTTAAAATTTGTTCGTAGCACAAGCATAATGGGGAGGAAACGCGTTGTGTTATCCAGAACTGTTGATTCTGCCAATTGTTGGCACTCTCCTAAGAGGCTGAGCAGAATGTCGAGCATGGAGAGACTGAATCGCTTAGAGGCCCTGCCTCAAGATATCTTG GTAAAAATACTGTGCAAGGTGGACCACAGCGACTTGAAGCAGCTTGTGTTGGTGTCTAAGACGGTCAACGGAGCG ACGTTGATCGCCAAGAGGTTGCATTTTGCTTTTAGCACGCCGTCCTCGAAGCCCGTGTTCAGGAGACATGAGATCAGTGACGAGGCTCCAAACGCACCGATGCAACAGAGGGTTGCAAAATCGCGGCTGGATGGTGGAAAGGTCTCGAGTGTTGCCATCGCCCTTTTCCGTTCGCTCGAGGACGAGTGGCCGCAGAGTCAACTTGATTCAGAGATGTAG
- the LOC103997238 gene encoding QWRF motif-containing protein 4-like, with protein sequence MKKMRHNLKESSRPILGGSMRHIGEVIRFPPSPTPASSLPPSVLNSRSGILHGKPRLESVNLPNHDELRRPVRSSSSWSPSPAKRSVSPLMVEAPVASAEKGKSRSFTSSGLDLLRRKWQGSPSDTTKLKKGMVAHQLQLTWNRLIQWRWVNAGSDEVGLIKRTHAEVKVFGAWVGLSNLRARVARKRMQLEKDKLHLKLMPLLSSQLKILEDFSEMERQHTSALSAINDCLQASVCRLPLADGAKVDLQLLVSALTHATDFALTTRTTISRLTDTNAQKMVSLLPELRQVVSSEGALLQECFCLLVRMSSLHIQEQSLKCHLIQLHLEYS encoded by the exons ATGAAGAAGATGCGACATAATCTGAAAGAGAGCAGTCGACCCATCCTTGGCGGCTCCATGCGGCACATCGGCGAGGTCATCCGCTTTCCTCCCTCGCCCACACCCGCCTCCTCCCTCCCGCCGTCTGTCCTCAACTCCCGCTCTGGCATCCTCCACGGCAAGCCCCGCCTCGAGAGCGTTAATCTTCCCAATCACGACGAATTGCGAAGACCAGTCCGTTCGTCGAGCTCGTGGTCGCCATCGCCAGCTAAGCGGTCGGTGTCGCCGCTGATGGTGGAGGCTCCGGTGGCGAGTGCGGAGAAGGGCAAGAGCCGCTCTTTTACGAGCTCGGGTTTGGATTTGCTACGACGAAAGTGGCAGGGGAGTCCGTCTGATACCACGAAGTTGAAGAAGGGTATGGTGGCCCACCAACTCCAACTAACGTGGAACCGTTTGATTCAGTGGAGGTGGGTGAACGCTGGGTCGGATGAGGTGGGTCTGATCAAGAGGACCCACGCAGAG GTTAAAGTATTCGGTGCATGGGTCGGACTATCCAATTTGCGAGCAAGGGTGGCTAGAAAAAGGATGCAGCTGGAAAAGGATAAGTTGCACCTGAAGTTGATGCCATTGCTCTCTTCTCAG TTGAAGATACTGGAAGACTTTAGTGAGATGGAGCGGCAGCACACCTCTGCTCTTTCTGCCATTAATGACTGCTTACAGGCATCTGTGTGTAGGTTGCCTTTAGCTGATGGAGCAAAG GTTGATCTGCAACTTTTAGTATCAGCTCTAACACATGCAACGGACTTCGCTTTGACGACGAGGACGACAATAAGCAGACTTACTGACACG AATGCGCAGAAGATGGTCTCATTGCTTCCGGAGCTCAGGCAGGTGGTCAGCAGCGAAGGAGCTCTTCTGCAAGAATGTTTCTGTTTGCTGGTTCGCATGTCTTCTCTGCAT ATTCAGGAGCAAAGCCTCAAGTGCCATCTGATCCAATTGCACTTAGAATATAGTTAG
- the LOC103997240 gene encoding uncharacterized protein LOC103997240: MVMLSHKAALASAVVVVTAAAMLLHAGPPIKRLLAAEVPRAFASIVVWLTPPYLYFVLNAVILCIAASFRFDKPHAESTELASSPTPEMVVHLMEYMPPYEEELVENASSTRFVTATTEDDRGDQEAIVLGEKETVSKAETVGEEQEVGPEFVTSSSNFSPEQRPSTESPMEYLAGLEKPLVSIRFGHRKSLKPGPDGKALRRVARPRREETLESTWRTITEGRAMPLARHLKKSDTLDTRVVREDAAESDAAAAIRKSETFSDRATARPLAGGGVGESSSSLTSKTSGVGRGRLRREPSLGQEELNRRVEAFIKKFNEDMRLQRQQSLQQFMEMINRGSH; this comes from the exons ATGGTAATGCTGTCCCACAAGGCGGCGCTCGCCTCGGCCGTGGTGGTGGTAACGGCGGCCGCGATGCTGCTCCACGCGGGTCCACCTATTAAACGGCTCCTCGCCGCCGAGGTCCCACGGGCGTTCGCCTCCATTGTTGTCTGGCTCACACCGCCCTACCTCTACTTTGTACTCAACGCTGTCATCCTTTGTATCGCCGCCTCCTTCCGCTTCGACAAGCCGCACGCCGAATCCACCGAGTTGGCATCTTCTCCTACGCCTGAAATGGTTGTTCACCTCATGGAATACATGCCTCCTTACGAGGAGGAGCTAGTGGAAAACGCCTCCTCGACGCGGTTCGTCACCGCGACGACGGAGGATGACAGAGGAGACCAGGAAGCGATAGTTCTGGGCGAGAAGGAGACGGTGTCcaaggcggagacagtgggagaagaacaagaagtgggtcCGGAATTCGTGACTTCGAGCTCAAACTTCTCTCCGGAGCAGAGGCCGTCGACGGAGTCCCCGATGGAGTACCTGGCCGGGTTGGAGAAACCGCTTGTTTCGATCAGATTCGGACACCGCAAGAGCCTCAAGCCCGGCCCTGACG GTAAGGCGTTGAGGAGGGTGGCAAGGCCAAGGCGAGAGGAGACGCTGGAGAGCACGTGGCGGACGATTACGGAGGGCCGTGCGATGCCGCTCGCGCGCCACCTCAAGAAATCCGACACGTTGGACACACGTGTCGTTCGCGAGGATGCCGCAGAATCGGATGCGGCGGCGGCGATCCGGAAGTCAGAGACGTTCAGCGACCGCGCCACCGCGAGACCGCTGGCTGGCGGAGGCGTCGGGGAGTCATCGTCTTCTTTGACGTCGAAAACGTCGGGAGTGGGGCGGGGGAGGCTGCGGAGGGAGCCGTCGCTGGGGCAGGAGGAGCTGAACCGGCGGGTGGAGGCGTTCATAAAGAAGTTCAACGAGGACATGAGGCTGCAGCGGCAGCAGTCGCTTCAGCAGTTCATGGAGATGATCAACCGTGGGAGTCACTGA
- the LOC135592396 gene encoding uncharacterized protein LOC135592396 translates to MVSLQVSILSPNSGFSFGNLYGQGYRLDLGSLKHAINCSLPRRNTVGSLHRNGRFIEYPRQVFPYPGGNLKDLILVGRGRKGSLVVVAANQGFGFNGGGGGDWDKGTTTRVLGNLALAIGLTYLTMTGQLGWILDTIVSIWLLAVLLPIVGFGAFFWFAGRDIVQSGCPNCGKEFQIFKSAMKDGPQLCPFCSQPFSVQGNMFVRESARFSSERSTNYGQAFNGFSSRVEKGKASSAAVVDIEAEVKDID, encoded by the exons ATGGTCTCGCTGCAAGTCTCTATTCTTTCTCCAAATTCCGGATTCTCTTTTGGTAATCTTTACGGCCAAGGATACCGACTCGATCTAGGTTCACTAAAGCACGCCATAAATTGCTCGCTCCCAAGAAGAAATACTGTCGGATCTTTGCATAGAAATGGGCGCTTCATCGAGTATCCTCGGCAGGTGTTTCCATATCCAGGAGGTAATTTGAAAGATTTGATTTTGGTGGGTAGAGGGAGGAAGGGGAGCTTGGTTGTAGTCGCAGCCAACCAGGGATTTGGTTTCAATGGTGGTGGTGGGGGAGATTGGGACAAGGGTACCACCACGAGGGTGCTGGGTAATCTGGCTTTGGCTATCGGGCTGACATACCTCACCATGACCGGGCAACTTGGCTGGATCTTGGATACTATCGTTTCCATCTGG CTCCTTGCAGTATTGTTACCTATTGTGGGGTTTGGCGCTTTCTTCTGGTTTGCTGGACGAGACATAGTTCAAAGTGGT TGTCCCAACTGTGGAAAGGAATTCCAGATTTTTAA GTCAGCTATGAAGGATGGTCCACAACTCTGCCCTTTCTGCAGTCAACCTTTCTCTG TACAGGGCAACATGTTTGTAAGAGAATCAGCTAGGTTTTCATCTGAACGCTCCACAAATTACGGACAAGCCTTCAATGGATTCTCATCTCGAGTTGAGAAAG GAAAGGCCTCTTCTGCTGCAGTTGTTGACATTGAAGCCGAAGTGAAGGACATAGATTGA
- the LOC103996798 gene encoding receptor-like protein kinase THESEUS 1, whose product MLRRICLGLSIACLALILVDGSFAAFTPADNYLLACGSSQNVSVQGQVFLPDSQQSSFSLRTSGDGTLSTSNSALPSPIYQSLRIFSEPASYNFYLRQQGRHWIRLYFYPIANSGHNLSAAPLTVITDEFVLMNNFTFKNSNRTYLFKEYSVNVTSDCLALTFIPSHGSVSFVNGIEVVSVPDELIYDQALAVPNAPFSGLSVLGLETMYRLNMGGPLLTPQNDSLGRTWENDAKYLHVNSSAVKASADLATITYPDGITIETAPRLVYSTAETMGDANVTDLNFNITWVFSVDQNFLYLIRFHFCDIVSKALNTLVFNVYINSDIAIASLDLSSLKGDLSVPYYKDFVSNSSDGSNTMTVSVGPDVVADFSNAILNGLEIMKISNGAKSLDGVYAVEDLLPESPPGRNKLGIVIGIVLGSMTVITLITLCYCCFIVRRRKTKPHDHAWLPLPFYGHSHTISKVSTTSQKSGTASCISLASTNLGRVFMFQEILDATNKFDENLVLGVGGFGKVYEGTLEDGTKVAIKRGNPRSEQGLAEFQTEIEMLSKLRHRHLVSLIGYCDERSEMILVYEYMANGPLRSHLYGANLPSLPWRQRLEICIGAARGLHYLHTGAAQSIIHRDVKTTNILLDENFVAKVADFGLSKTGPALDQTHVSTAVKGSFGYLDPEYFRRQQLTEKSDVYSFGVVLLEVLCARPALNPVLPREQVNIAEWAMNWQKKGMLERIVDPALTGKINATSLRKYGDTAEKCLAEQGVDRPTMGDVLWNLEYALQLEETSSLDDPYENSIKSISGIVLPHMEPLDNSISVVEGANTGSENDAEDATTSAVFSQIVNPRGR is encoded by the coding sequence ATGTTGAGGCGGATTTGCTTGGGACTGTCCATTGCATGCCTTGCTTTGATTCTCGTCGATGGTTCCTTTGCTGCATTCACTCCTGCGGACAACTATCTTCTCGCCTGCGGATCTTCCCAGAATGTGTCAGTCCAAGGCCAAGTCTTCCTTCCTGATTCACAGCAATCCTCCTTTTCTCTAAGAACCTCTGGAGATGGTACCCTTTCCACCTCCAATTCTGCTCTGCCATCCCCAATATACCAATCCCTTCGTATCTTCTCGGAACCAGCCTCCTATAACTTTTATCTCCGGCAACAGGGCCGCCACTGGATCCGTCTCTACTTCTATCCTATTGCCAATTCCGGCCATAACTTGAGCGCTGCTCCTTTAACCGTCATCACAGATGAGTTCGTCCTGATGAACAACTTCACCTTCAAGAACTCAAACCGCACTTACCTGTTCAAGGAGTACTCGGTGAACGTGACCTCTGATTGCTTGGCCCTCACTTTTATCCCATCACATGGTTCTGTCTCATTCGTGAATGGGATCGAAGTCGTCTCGGTTCCTGATGAGCTGATCTATGACCAGGCTCTTGCAGTACCTAATGCTCCTTTCAGTGGTCTCTCTGTGCTTGGTCTTGAGACCATGTATCGCTTGAATATGGGCGGTCCTTTGCTCACTCCACAGAATGATTCTCTCGGGAGGACTTGGGAAAATGATGCCAAGTACCTCCATGTCAACAGCTCCGCCGTGAAGGCATCTGCGGATCTTGCGACCATAACTTACCCTGATGGAATCACCATTGAAACAGCACCGAGGTTGGTCTATTCCACTGCAGAAACAATGGGAGATGCAAATGTGACAGATTTAAATTTCAACATCACCTGGGTTTTCTCGGTAGATCAGAACTTCCTTTACTTGATCCGCTTTCACTTCTGCGATATCGTTAGCAAGGCTCTGAACACACTTGTGTTCAATGTCTATATCAATTCTGATATTGCTATTGCCAGTTTGGATTTGTCATCACTGAAGGGTGATCTATCAGTGCCCTACTACAAGGATTTTGTTTCCAACTCCTCGGATGGTTCAAACACAATGACCGTCAGCGTCGGTCCAGACGTAGTGGCTGATTTCAGCAATGCTATACTGAATGGACTGGAGATCATGAAGATTAGCAACGGTGCGAAAAGCTTAGATGGAGTCTATGCTGTTGAGGACCTTCTTCCAGAGTCACCCCCAGGAAGGAATAAGTTGGGAATCGTAATTGGAATAGTCTTGGGATCAATGACTGTCATTACACTGATAACTTTGTGCTACTGCTGTTTCATCGTTCGCAGGAGAAAGACTAAACCCCATGATCATGCATGGTTACCACTACCCTTTTATGGCCACTCCCACACCATCAGCAAAGTATCGACAACTTCTCAGAAGAGTGGGACAGCAAGCTGCATATCTTTGGCATCTACAAACCTTGGACGGGTTTTCATGTTCCAAGAGATCCTGGATGCGACCAACAAGTTTGATGAGAACTTGGTTCTTGGAGTGGGTGGGTTTGGAAAGGTCTATGAGGGGACACTAGAAGATGGTACTAAGGTTGCTATCAAGAGAGGGAATCCGAGGTCTGAGCAAGGGCTGGCTGAATTCCAGACAGAGATTGAGATGTTATCCAAGCTCCGGCATCGTCATCTGGTCTCGCTCATTGGCTACTGTGATGAACGTTCTGAGATGATTTTGGTGTACGAATACATGGCAAATGGACCCTTACGGAGCCATCTATACGGTGCCAACCTTCCATCACTTCCATGGAGACAGCGCCTTGAGATCTGCATTGGTGCTGCAAGAGGGTTGCACTACCTCCACACCGGTGCAGCACAGAGCATCATCCACCGTGACGTGAAGACGACCAACATTCTCTTGGATGAGAACTTTGTTGCAAAGGTAGCAGACTTCGGTCTTTCGAAGACTGGCCCTGCTTTGGATCAGACCCATGTTAGCACCGCAGTGAAAGGGAGCTTCGGGTATCTTGATCCTGAGTACTTCAGGAGGCAGCAGCTGACCGAGAAGTCGGATGTCTACTCCTTTGGTGTCGTATTGCTGGAAGTTCTCTGTGCAAGGCCAGCTCTCAACCCGGTGCTCCCGAGGGAGCAGGTAAACATCGCAGAGTGGGCAATGAACTGGCAGAAGAAAGGAATGCTGGAAAGAATAGTAGATCCAGCATTGACAGGGAAAATTAATGCAACTTCCCTTAGAAAATATGGTGATACAGCTGAAAAATGCTTGGCAGAACAGGGAGTTGACAGGCCAACAATGGGAGATGTTCTATGGAACCTCGAGTATGCTCTCCAGCTTGAGGAGACTTCTTCGCTTGATGACCCATATGAGAACAGCATAAAGAGTATTTCTGGTATCGTACTACCACACATGGAACCCCTTGACAACAGCATTAGTGTCGTCGAGGGAGCAAACACCGGTTCCGAAAACGACGCAGAAGATGCTACGACAAGTGCAGTGTTCTCTCAGATTGTAAACCCTCGAGGGAGATAA
- the LOC135594192 gene encoding uncharacterized protein LOC135594192 produces the protein MVFFCFLVDQRRRVRSSKPAAGICSCCGACASVADMVTCTRFCYVTVHRKAWRAIICTFCGALLKSYNR, from the coding sequence ATGGTGTTCTTCTGCTTCCTAGTGGATCAGCGGCGGAGGGTGCGGAGCAGCAAGCCGGCGGCAGGGATCTGCTCGTGCTGCGGTGCCTGCGCGAGCGTCGCCGACATGGTGACGTGCACGCGCTTCTGCTACGTGACCGTTCATCGTAAGGCCTGGCGGGCCATCATTTGCACCTTCTGCGGCGCCCTCCTCAAGTCCTACAACCGGTAG